AAAGGCATAAACTATTTCTCACTAAATTCCTAAATTTATTATTCAGCTTGTCGAAATATTTGCTTAATATACGAGATAGAATTCTTACAAGTCTCGATTTTTTTTATTAATAATCAATATATTTTCCTTTTCTTAATATTTGCAATATTAACATTTTAAGTTCCTTTTTATAAACTATATAAATTAAAAAGGAGGTAATCACTAAAATACAAATTGATTTTTGTAACAAATACTCATGATAAAATAATATTTCCGAACAAATAACCATTATTATAAAAAACAAAGGAAGATATATTAATTTCATTTTATTAAACTTAAATTTAAATATTTTTCTACTTTCAAAATAAAGAAATAACGCTTGAATAGGTTTAATAATAAAATTAGCCCATACAGCACCCATCAAACCAAAATATTTAACTAAGATTGCACTGGAAACTATTTGAAAAATTGCTGAAAATAAAAACACCTTAGGTAAAACTTTTGTTTGTTTAAAAAAATATATAGGAGCTAAAAATAAATAGAAATAAACTCTTGTTGCAAAGCCCATACATAGAATTGGCAAGTAATCATATATCTGATAAAAAAAACTATTCTTAACAACAATTGGAAATAAAAGTGGAACAAAAATTAAAATTAATGGAATTAAAATTAATGTTAGTGCTGATAAGCTATTGTAGTATCTATTAACTTCGGTCGTGCTTTCTTTAAAATTATTATCCTTCCAAATATTGAATACTTTGGGGTGAATTGTATTAACAAGACCAACTTGTAAGAAATCAATGACCAAAGTACATTTAATAGCTAAATCAAAAACACCAACAAGAGAAACATCTTTTAAAAAATACTCAATTACA
This window of the Bacteroidales bacterium genome carries:
- a CDS encoding polysaccharide biosynthesis C-terminal domain-containing protein, with protein sequence MISKNFFKSSLIYSLIGALPFVSGLILQIIFISKLTKEQIGMNTFYLGILYLVQILSSFSLETFIGINYFDYKNDLNKLKSFIGTIMITLIILGLIVISIFSVGGDFFFKLVFQTILKSNAEIIFYPWGLMTVFSAVFTGFLKTYSSLLINQQRPIRFFWINILNFSFTMIISISLLFAFPYTLVGPMWGRLIPTIISFATIMFFIIKEYNFKFNSEYLKGMKAFCLPMFFCAVFIWIVGNIDRYVIEYFLKDVSLVGVFDLAIKCTLVIDFLQVGLVNTIHPKVFNIWKDNNFKESTTEVNRYYNSLSALTLILIPLILIFVPLLFPIVVKNSFFYQIYDYLPILCMGFATRVYFYLFLAPIYFFKQTKVLPKVFLFSAIFQIVSSAILVKYFGLMGAVWANFIIKPIQALFLYFESRKIFKFKFNKMKLIYLPLFFIIMVICSEILFYHEYLLQKSICILVITSFLIYIVYKKELKMLILQILRKGKYIDY